A segment of the Moorena sp. SIOASIH genome:
TTCAGCTCCCTGGGTTAGAATTACCCTTACTTCAGCAACCGCCTTAAATAGGGTAGAAACAACCTCACAAACTTTATAGGCAGCGATGCCCCCACATACACCCATTAAAACTTTTCTACCCTTATTCACGCCTCGTCGTAAGCTTCTATGTCCAGTAAGTAGATATAGGGTTCTGCTAACTCTGGACGCTGAAAGGCCAGTGCCCGCAGCAGATGCCAATCTTTGAGTCCTTCAAATGCGCTAGAGTAATCATCCAGCTCTAGACGTGCAGCCAACTTGGCAACGTCCTCTGCACTGAGAGCGGAAAGGTCACGTTGGGAAATGGTCGTAGTTGCCATTGCTCACGCCTCTCTTGCTTAGCTTTTTTGTTAACAGTTGTACGTCTTCGACAACTTTACTTCTATTATCCCTATTTAGTGACGCAACTGAGTATAGATCATACCAGCTTTAGCGTGAAGTATTCGTAAATTTTTGGTCAGTTTTTAGGGGTCATTTGTATGGAGGCTTACCATAGACACACAAATTATCCACAAACCGGCTGTAATTAGTTATTTATTATTAGTCATTTTTAAAGCCCCTTTCCCAATCAGAAATTGTCACAATAAAAGTAGAGTAACACCTTCCCGACACCAAGCTACCCTATGGTGCGGGCTTTCAGCAGCCCTGAAGAATCATAACTGAGATTACAGCTAAGAAGCTTCGAGCCTCCAGGCGCGGTTACAGATGCGCCCCAAATTTCAATCATTTTTGACCCGTTGTAGTCGGCGTCGCAGGTATTACCACAATTCCTACATTTAAAGTTTTTCCCGCTTCGATAAGACTGACCTGGGACTGGATGAATATGTAGGCATTGATGGCAAGTTTGCGAAGTATATGCGGGTGGAATAGCAATTACATTCACGCCCTCTTTTATCCCTTTATATTCCAAGAAAGTTCTCAGCTGATATAAAGCCCAGTTATTAGAACGTCTACGCTCAGTTTTATTTCTAGGTTTAGAGTTAGTTCTTTCTCGAATTCCGGTTAAGTCTTCGATAGCAACAGAATAATTTGTGACAATAGCGTCATTAATGATTGAACTAGAGATATTATGATTGAGCCAAGTTTTAAATCTCCTCTCGCGCCCCGATAGCCGTTTCAAGATTTCTCGACATCTACGACGAGTTGACCTTGTGCCTTGAGACGCTTTCTTTTGCAGAGAAGCACGAACCCTGGAGTATTTATCTCTAGTATTGTTAATTCCTTTCCCAGACCAATATTGACCTGTTGAGGTAACTGCTAGATCGCGTCTGCCAAAGTCTACACCGATAACATTTTTGGTTTTCTTGGGTTTTGGTACTTCAGACTTTAGCTGAATATGGATATAGAAATTGCCGTCTCGATGCTTACAAACTTGAGCAGAAGTTGGAGTCTGGCCCTTGAGTTTACCGATGTGGTAGTGACTTACTCGCATCGGAACTTTAACTCGTTTGCCAGTGGTACTGATGCCAACTAGATCACCTTCTTCGATAACCCGAAAGGTTCTGGCATCACAGTCAAAACTAGTAGGCTTAAATCCCTTAACTTTCCGTCTTTTCTGTTTAGCAGTTAATCGATTCGCTCCTACTCTTGCACAAGCTCTAACTATATGGTTAGCAGTTAGACCAAACTGAGATTTGACATCGTTGTAGCAAACGGCTTGTATTGAGTTTCGGGAGGTCTTGCTTGAGTTGACGTTGTGGTTAATCCAGTTGCAAGAGTCGCGCAAACGCTACCGCAGTATGATCCAGTAATTGATACTGTTCTGCGGTAGGTTCAATTCGTACAACTAGCGTTAGGACTTGTTTCACGACATCTAAAAACTCAGATTATGATATGGTAGCATACCGAGAGACCTGATGCGGATTTTCCTCCCGACCCCAAATCAGAGATTATGGGGCGGGCCTCCAATCCGCCGGAAAGGTGACTTTTCGATGAACTCTTATGGTTATGACTGCTACCCTTACCACACCCCAATCGATTGAATCCTAGTTGGGTGATGAAGCCGAAAGCCTCCTTACTTAAGTAAAGATTTATTGCATCTCCCTGGCTCTGATTGGGTGGCACGGATTTTTGGCAATAGCGATCGCTCTTCCCAAGTGCTCCGCAGTCTCCAGCAGTTGTATTCAGCTGGACTAGTGCTGATCGTTGGTTCATTATAGATTTAGCATGCTACGTCTCTACTTTTTCGTCACTAAGGAAATTTAAAGGAGATTTATCTGACGGGTAACCGGGCTAGGATCCTCATGATTTGGTAATTATTCTGACTTGTGGTACAAAAAAAACGGTCTCAATTATCAACAAGACCGCTCCATCAAAAAAATGCTGACTCAATGTATACTAAGTCCGGAATAGCAAAAATTTTTCTCGGAATACACTACTTGGAAAGCCCGATCACTTACCAAGTCTATCACTACTACATGGACTTAGGACATCATACTTTGGTTGAAATACAAAGGGAAAGGGGTAACCTCGGATCAATAAAATATCTTAACTTATAACGGTCGTGTGTTTGTCAATTACTAATTACTAATTACTAATTACCAATTACCAATTAGAAGTAATTGGGAGAATTGGTAACATAAAATCTCCCATCTCTTACCACACTCTCCACACTTTCAATCAGTTAAAGGTTTGAGGATTAACGAGCTTTCCCTTCTGCCCTTGAGTCTTGTTTGGCAGCAATTTCCTGCATCAAAATCTGAAACGCTTTGGCATACTGAGCATCATCCAAGGTGCCAACTTTGTCACGATTTTTCTGCAAGTCCTTACGCTGTTCATCGGAAAGCTCAAACACAATATCTGGTTCAATTCCAGACTTATTGATATCGCGACCACTAGGGGTAAGGTACTTAGCAATGGTTACTGCCAGACCTGAGCCATCTCCAAGCCCTCGGACGGATTGGACTAAGCCCTTACCAAAGGTCTTAGTTCCTACCAATATGGCACGTTGATTGTCTTGTAAAGCACCCGAAAGAATTTCGCTAGCACTGGCTGAACCACCATCCACCAGTACCACTAATGGTTTATCAGTCAGAGAGCGATTAATTGCTCTCTGGTATTCAGCTTTGCCGATTCGGTTAACTGTTGAGACAATCGTACCGGAATCAAACCACATCCGAGCAATTTCGATGCTGGCATAAAGTAGCCCTCCAGGGTTAGACCGGAGATCTAAAACATAGCCACTAACGTTCTGATCTTCTAACTTTCGGATTGCTTCCCCCATCTCCTTTGCCGCGTTAGCACTAAATTGAGAAAGGCGAATGTAGCCGATGCCATAACCATCTGAAGTTTCCCGATAGCTATACTTTACAGGGTGGATTTCAATCCTAGCTCGTGTGATGGGATAGTCTACTATCTTTTGGCCTCGCTGAATGGTCAAAGTCACGGAAGTTCCTGGCTTGCCTCGGATCAGTTGAACTGCATCGTTGACATCCATACCTTCGGTACTCTTGCCATCAATTTTGATAATGATATCCTTTGCCAGGATTCCCGCTTTAAAAGCTGGGGTATCCTCAATTGGGGAAATCACCATCAACTTTTTTGTTTCCTCATCCAGGGCAATCTGAATACCTACACCAGTTAATTCCCCAGATGTATCAATCTGCATATTCTTGAACTCTTCGGGATCCATAAACCGGGTGTAAGGATCGTCCAAGGGCTCTAGCATTTCCCGGATTGCCTTGTAGGCTTGTTCCTTGCTGCTGTAAGAGCGATTCAAATAATCTTGGCGAACTTCTTCCCAATCAACCTGGTTGAAGGTAGCATCTACATACCTGCGGTTAATAATTTGCCAAACTTCATCAACTAGCTCCTTAGGACTCTCGCGAAAGAAAGCCTGACTTTGAGATAGATGAAGACCAGCTCCTGTAACTGCTACAGTTGTTAGGACTACTGCTGTCGCACCAAGAACCAGGCCACGTTTTGTAATTACCATAATCCTTTCGCTTAAGGTCGGGAAACTAATGCAAAGGAGCTAAGCTAAATCTAACGAACGGGGATGCCAGACAGCTCCTATGCAAATCAATCTGAGACTGACACCCCCTTGTTCAATTTTGGGTAGTCTAACCCTGGTAATATACCCCTATGGCTATAGCCTTTTAGGGGTCATCTGTGTTGTTGATTAGGGTCGTGAGGATCTTATTTATCCATACTAACCTCATTAGCTAATCACGCCATCATACCACCACACCACACCACCATAATCCCATCTAGCTAGGATTTCAAGAAATAACCTATCCTGACTAAGGATAAGGAAGCTGGGGGTATCAGTCCCATACTATTAATTTTCCTCCCACCCAACTTCCCCTCCGGAAAATTATTGTGGTCATTGGTTTTGATCGTTAGTTGTTCAATGATTACCCATTCACCATTTCCCAGTCTAACATTACCGCTTCGGACCTACTAATTATTCTATTTGATATGGCTGTTTGTGATCAGCTGACAGAGTTGGCGATCGCTTTCTCTGACTTCTGGGTTGTTTTGGAGATAATTTCTGAGCCAGTGGCAGCTTTTATCTAGCAGATCCTCTAAATTCAAATTCCAAATTGCCACTGTACCATCTTCACTAGCCACTGCCAAGGCTGTTCCATCATGGCTCCAGTTAAGATTTGTGACGCGATGCTCACCAGCTTTCAAGGTTTTGATCAGGGTGTCGTCGAAGCGCCATAGCTGAACCTGGTTGTCCCAGCTGCTGGTTGCCAAAATTTTGCCCTTGGGGCTAAAGCGGACTTTGGCCACACTATCAGTATGGCCTTTGAGGGTTGATTGTAAAGTGCCATCTTTGCGCCAGAGTTTCACTGTGTTATCATAACTTGCTGTTGCCAAAAACTTGTTGTCGGGTGAGAAGCTAACATCCAAAACCCAATTGCGATGACCTGGTAGTGTTTTCAGAAGTTTCCCATCAGCACTCCACAGCTTTACAGTTTTATCATCACTGGCCGATGCCAATCGCTGACTATCCTGGCTAAACTTAACTGCATTAACCCGCTCACTATGACCAGTGAGGGTATGAAGCAATTTACCAGTGCGATCCCAAATTTTGACTGTCCTGTCCCGACTGGCAGAAGCGAGGTGCTCCGAGTCAGGACTAAAACTAACATTCAATACCCAGTCCTGATGTCCCTTTATTGTCTTAATCAAAGTACCGCTACGATGCCACAGTTTCACGGTGCCATCTCGACTACCGGAAGCAATTAGCTCACCATCAGGACTGAAACTAATACTATAGACCATATCATGATGCCCTGTCAAGGTGTGGAGCAGCTTACCGTTGCGATCCCAAAGCTTAACAGTTGTGTCATTACTAGCTGTCGCAATCTGTTGAGAGTCTGGAGAAAAGGTGACATCCTGTACATCATCCTGATGCCCTCTTAAAATCACGTGAGACTGATTAATACTACTCCAGAGCTTGATAGTTTTATCGTGGCTGGCTGAAGCCAGAATCAGTTGGTCAGTTTGAGGGTTGGATGGTTGTAGAGGGATATGGGACTTGCTGTGGGCTAGGTTGTCTTGAGAACTAAAGGGTTTAGTAGGACTGAAACTGACACCACTAACCCCATCGCTGTGTCCCTTAAACGTGTTTATTAAAGTGCCTTCACGGTTCCATAGCCGCACTGTATTATCATCACTGGCAGAGGCAATCAGTTGACCATCAGCACTGAAAGAAACACCATTAACCCATCGCTGATGCTTGGGAAAGGTTTTGATTAGCTTGCCATTGGCATTCCACAACCTTACGGTTTGATCGTCGCTAGCAGAGGCAATTAACTGACTATCTGGACTAAATACTACACAGTTAACCTGAGCGCTATGTCCTCTAAGAGTATTTAGCAATTTTCCCGTTTGACTCCACAACTTAATGGTGTTATCTGCACTAGCAGAAGCAATGATCTTGCCATCTCCACTAAAGCTTACCGACCGCACTACACCCCGGTGACCGGAAAAGGTTTTAATTAATTTGCCATCAACAGTCCATAATCGAATTTTCTTATCTTTGCCAGCTGCAGCAATCATCTGCCCATCTCGACTAAAACTGACACTGTATATATGACCGGCATGAGTGGTAATTGTTCTGACTGGCTCGCCAGTTTGACGCCATAGTCTGACTGTGCCATCCCAGCTACTAGAGGCAATTAACTGACTATCTGGACTAAAGGATACGCTGGTTACACTATCTTGATGACCTTCTATGGTTTGGATTAACTTGCCATCAGGATGCCACAGTTTGACCGTTTTATCGCGGCTGGTGGAGGCAATCAACTGACCATCTGGGGAAAAACTGATGCTGGAAACAATATCACTATGTCCTTCCAGTCGATTGTGTTCGGAAACTGAATAAACTGCCTGGGACAGAGCTGTGATTACTTGTAGACGGGTATCTGCATCTACTGTTCGAGATGGTAGATATTGCTGCTCTTCCTGCTGTAGTTTTTTTGCGGCTCTTAACCCTTCGAGCAAAGCATCAAAGGTTTTATGGGACACGAAAAGAGCTTCTGAAGAGGCACTCAGCGCACTAAGCATAGCATTGATTCGTTGAGCTTCGGCTCGCCATCTCAAGCCACCATTGGTCACTGCTAAAAGTGCCATCACTGTGCTAATGGCAATGGCACGCAGTCGTTGTTTGCGAACCCGCAACAGTTGACTCTCACTTTGTTTGAGCCGTACTCTAATATTAGATTGGGTACGTTGCTTATATTTTTGACGAATCGGTAGAACTAGATAATCATGAATCAGCTGATATCGGTTTTGTGGTGTTTCTGGCACTCGGAAGACTAAACCAGAACCCACCAAAATTTCCAAAATCAAGGGGATTTGAGTTAGTGTGGCGTTGTTACCATTGGAGAGTGCTAACTCAGCTTGGGTTTTTAACGGACGGGTACCTCGTTGATCGGTTAAGGAGAATAAAACCTCCCAGACGGCATCTTCATTCTCTGGCCCACAATCATAGATAATTTGGGAAAGCGATCGCTCTACTAGAACTGTCTTGGGGTCATTTCCCAAAGCTCGGTATCCTTCAAGGGTAGTAATTTTTTCCGTTTGTAGCTGAGCACCCACGACTTGTAACTCAATTAAGCGCACCACTCCCGTATTGGTGACTAAATCCTTTACCAGTGCCTCGATTAGAGCAGGTTCTAACTTAAACTGAGATACTGCTGTTAAGGAGTGAATAACGTTTTTGGCATTTTCTGGGGACAGATCCCCTAAGTGATAACGCAGCTTCTGATCCAGGATATTGTTGTTAATGACACTGAGATCCTTAGAGCGCTCAAACTCCAACAAGTAATGTAG
Coding sequences within it:
- a CDS encoding DUF2555 domain-containing protein → MATTTISQRDLSALSAEDVAKLAARLELDDYSSAFEGLKDWHLLRALAFQRPELAEPYIYLLDIEAYDEA
- a CDS encoding transposase, producing MRDSCNWINHNVNSSKTSRNSIQAVCYNDVKSQFGLTANHIVRACARVGANRLTAKQKRRKVKGFKPTSFDCDARTFRVIEEGDLVGISTTGKRVKVPMRVSHYHIGKLKGQTPTSAQVCKHRDGNFYIHIQLKSEVPKPKKTKNVIGVDFGRRDLAVTSTGQYWSGKGINNTRDKYSRVRASLQKKASQGTRSTRRRCREILKRLSGRERRFKTWLNHNISSSIINDAIVTNYSVAIEDLTGIRERTNSKPRNKTERRRSNNWALYQLRTFLEYKGIKEGVNVIAIPPAYTSQTCHQCLHIHPVPGQSYRSGKNFKCRNCGNTCDADYNGSKMIEIWGASVTAPGGSKLLSCNLSYDSSGLLKARTIG
- the ctpC gene encoding carboxyl-terminal processing protease CtpC, whose amino-acid sequence is MVITKRGLVLGATAVVLTTVAVTGAGLHLSQSQAFFRESPKELVDEVWQIINRRYVDATFNQVDWEEVRQDYLNRSYSSKEQAYKAIREMLEPLDDPYTRFMDPEEFKNMQIDTSGELTGVGIQIALDEETKKLMVISPIEDTPAFKAGILAKDIIIKIDGKSTEGMDVNDAVQLIRGKPGTSVTLTIQRGQKIVDYPITRARIEIHPVKYSYRETSDGYGIGYIRLSQFSANAAKEMGEAIRKLEDQNVSGYVLDLRSNPGGLLYASIEIARMWFDSGTIVSTVNRIGKAEYQRAINRSLTDKPLVVLVDGGSASASEILSGALQDNQRAILVGTKTFGKGLVQSVRGLGDGSGLAVTIAKYLTPSGRDINKSGIEPDIVFELSDEQRKDLQKNRDKVGTLDDAQYAKAFQILMQEIAAKQDSRAEGKAR